The segment GTGGGCATCGCGGCGCGGGTGGTCTCGTTGCCCTGCAGCACCCTCTTCGATCGGCAGGAGGCCGCCTGGCACGAGCAGGTGCTCGGCCGGGGAATCCCGCGCATCGGCGTCGAAGCGGGCGTCACCTCGTGGTGGGGCCAGTACCACTGCGTCGCCGCGCTGGGGGTGAACAGCTTCGGCGAGTCGGCGCCCGGCCCGCAGGTGTACGAGCACTTCGGCCTCGACGCCAAGGCGCTGGCCGACCTGGCACGCGAAGTGCTGGCGCGCGAAGTGCGGTTCGTCCGGTCCAGGAGCTGACATGCGCTACGACATCGTCAGTTTCGATCTCGACGGCACGCTGGTGGACACGGCCGCCGAGATTGCCGAGGCCGCCAATCGCGCGCTCGAGTCGCATGGGATCGCGCGGCGCCCTGTGTCGGAAGTGACCGTGCTGATCGGCGCCGGCACGCGCGAGCTCATGCTCAAGCTGTTGGCCCGCGTCATGATCGAGCAGCCCCATCTCGCCGACCGCGTGCACCCGGACCAGGTGCTCGCCAGCATGGACGAACACTATGCGGTGACCACCGGCACCTCCAGCGTGCCGTACCCGGGCGCGCTCGAGGCCCTGAGTGCGCTCAAGGCGGCCGGCATCAAGCTGGCCTGCGTCACCAACAAGGAATTCCGGCATGCCGAGCGCGTGCTGCGCGTGCACCGGCTCGACGCCTATTTCGACCTGGTGGTCGGCGGCGACTCCCTGCGCGTGAAGAAGCCCGATCCGGGCGTGCTGCGTCATGTCGTCGAACGACTCGGTGGTAGTACGGACCGAACCGGACACGTCGGCGACTCGCGCGTCGACGTCGAGGCAGCCCGCAATGCGGGAGTGACCGCATGGGCCGTCCCCTACGGCTACAACGCCGGGCAGCCGATCGAAGATGCGTATCCCGAGCGCCTGTTCCCGAGTCTCGCTGATCTTGCGCAGCATGTACTCGCCGGCCGGTCCGGCGCACCTTGCGTTTCGCTCACTTCAACCCAACCCACTATCTCATCATGACTATTCGCATCGGAATCAACGGCTTCGGTCGCATCGGCCGCATGGTGTTTCGCGCCGCCGTGCAGGACTTCAAGAACGACATCGAGGTGGTCGCGATCAACGACCTGCTCGAACCCGACTATCTCGCGTACATGCTGCGGTACGACAGCGTGCACGGCCGCTTCAAGGGCGAAGTGGTCGTCGATGGCGGCACGCTGGTCGTCAACGGCCGCAAGATCCGGCTCACCGCGGTAAAGGATCCCGCCGCGCTCGCCTGGGGCGATGTCGGCGTCGACGTGGTCGTCGAGTCGACGGGCCTGTTCCTGACGCACGACACCTGCCAGAAGCACCTCGACGCTGGCGCCAGGAAGGTGATCCAGAGCGCACCCAGCAAGGACGACACGCCGATGTTCGTCTATGGCGTCAACCACACCCAGTACGCCGGTGAGAAGATCGTCAGCAACGCGAGCTGCACCACGAACTGCCTGGCGCCGGTGGCCAAGGTGCTCAACGACAGTTTCGGCATCAAGCGCGGCATGATGACCACCGTGCACGCCGCCACCGCCACGCAGAAGACCGTGGACGGCCCGAGCAACAAGGACTGGCGCGGCGGCCGCGGCATCCTCGAGAACATCATCCCCTCGTCCACCGGCGCCGCCAAGGCGATGGGCCGGGTGATCCCGGCGCTGAACAACAAGCTCACCGGCATGGCGCTTCGCGTGCCGACCAGCGATGTGTCGGTGGTCGACCTGACCGTCGAACTCGCCCAGGAGACGAGCTACGAAAAGATCTGCGCGGCGATGAAGGCGGCGAGCCAGGGCGCCATGAAAGGCGTGCTCGGGTACACGCAGGACAAGGTGGTTTCGACCGACTTCCGCGGCGAGGCCTGCACCGCGGTGTTCGACGCCGAGGCCGGCATTATGCTCGACTCGACCTTCGTCAAGGTGGTGGCCTGGTACGACAACGAATGGGGCTACTCGAGCAAGGTGCTCGAGATGGTGCGCGTGATGGGAGCGTCGCGGTGAACGTGTTGCGCTTCGCCGACCTCGTCGCCCAGGGCCGCGTGTGCGGCCAGCGCGTCTTCATCCGCGCCGACCTCAACGTGCCGCAGGACGATGCGGGGAACATCACCGAAGACACGCGCATCCGCGCCTCGGTGCTCTGCATCCGCATGGCGCTGGACGCCGGCGCGGCGGTCATGGTCACCTCGCACCTCGGCCGCCCGACCGAAGGCGAGTTCAAGCCCGAGGACTCGCTCGCGCCGGTGGCCGCACGGCTCGCCGCGCTGCTCGGGCGGCCGGTGCCGCTGAAGTCGAACTGGGTGGGTGGCGTGGACGTGCAGCCCGGCGAGGTGGTGTTGCTCGAGAACTGTCGCCTCAACAAGGGCGAGAAGAAGAACAGCGAGGCGCTGGCGCGCCAGATGGCGGCGCTGACCGACATCTTCGTGCACGACGCCTTCGGCACCGCGCACCGCGCCGAAGCCTCCACCTACGGCATCGCGCAGTTCGCGCCGGTGGCTTGTGCCGGCCCTCTGCTCGCGGCGGAAATCGACGCGATCGGCAAGGCGCTGGCTGCCCCGAAGCGCCCGCTGGTCGCCATCGTCGCCGGCAGCAAGGTCAGCACCAAGCTCACGATCCTGCAAAGCCTGGCCAAGAACGTCGATGGCCTGATCGTCGGCGGCGGCATCGCCAACACCTTCCTGCTCGCGCAGGGCCTGCCGATCGGCAAGAGCCTCGCCGAGCCGGACTTGGTGGATGAGGCTAGGGCGGTGATCGACGCGATGAAGGCCCGCGGCGCCGAGGTGCCGATCCCGGTGGACGTGGTCTGCGCCAAGGCGTTCAAGGCCGACGCGCCGGCCACCGTCAAGGCCGTGGCCGAGGTGGACGACGACGACCTGATCCTCGACATCGGCCCGCAGACCGCCACGCTGCTCGCGCACAAGCTCGCGGCCGCCGGCACCATCGTCTGGAACGGACCGGTGGGCGTATTCGAGTTCGACGCGTTCGCCAACGGCACCAAGACCATCGCGCGCGCGATCGCGGCCAGCGACGCCTTCAGCATCGCCGGCGGCGGCGACACGCTCGCGGCGATCGCCAAGTATGGCATCGACAAGGACGTGGGCTACATCTCCACCGGCGGTGGCGCCTTCCTTGAGGTGCTCGAGGGCAAGACGCTGCCGGCCTTCGAGATCCTGGCCAGGCGCGCGCAATGACCACCGGAACGGCGGCAAGACCCAAGCTCGAGGCGCTGCTGTGGGACGTCGACGGCACCCTCGCCGAGACCGAGCGCGACGGGCATCGGGTCGCGTTCAACCTCGCCTTCGAGGCCTTCGGCCTGCCTTGGCGTTGGGACGATGCGCGCTATGGCGAGCTCCTGCGCGTGACCGGCGGGCGCGAGCGCCTGATGCACGACATGGACAGCCGGCCCGACGCACCGCCCATGGCGAGCGAGCGCGATGCGCTGGCGCGCGCGCTGCACGCGAAGAAGAACACCTTGTATGCTGAACTGGTTGCCGATGCCGGCATTCCGCTGCGCGACGGCGTTCTGGAACTGATGCGCGAGTGCCGCGACCACGGCGTGCGCATGGCCGTCGCCACGACCACCAGCCGCTCCAACCTCGAAGCCTTGTTGCGCAAGCACATGGGCAACCGGTGGGCCGGCTGGTTCGGTGCCATCGTGTGCGGCGAGGACGTGGAGCGCAAGAAGCCCGATCCCGAGGTCTTCGTCAAGGCCTTGCGGGCGCTGGGCGTCGGCCCACACCAGGCCGTCGCCATCGAAGACTCGCCCGGCGGCGTGGCGGCGGCGCGCGCCG is part of the Cupriavidus metallidurans CH34 genome and harbors:
- a CDS encoding HAD-IA family hydrolase produces the protein MRYDIVSFDLDGTLVDTAAEIAEAANRALESHGIARRPVSEVTVLIGAGTRELMLKLLARVMIEQPHLADRVHPDQVLASMDEHYAVTTGTSSVPYPGALEALSALKAAGIKLACVTNKEFRHAERVLRVHRLDAYFDLVVGGDSLRVKKPDPGVLRHVVERLGGSTDRTGHVGDSRVDVEAARNAGVTAWAVPYGYNAGQPIEDAYPERLFPSLADLAQHVLAGRSGAPCVSLTSTQPTISS
- the gap gene encoding type I glyceraldehyde-3-phosphate dehydrogenase, translating into MTIRIGINGFGRIGRMVFRAAVQDFKNDIEVVAINDLLEPDYLAYMLRYDSVHGRFKGEVVVDGGTLVVNGRKIRLTAVKDPAALAWGDVGVDVVVESTGLFLTHDTCQKHLDAGARKVIQSAPSKDDTPMFVYGVNHTQYAGEKIVSNASCTTNCLAPVAKVLNDSFGIKRGMMTTVHAATATQKTVDGPSNKDWRGGRGILENIIPSSTGAAKAMGRVIPALNNKLTGMALRVPTSDVSVVDLTVELAQETSYEKICAAMKAASQGAMKGVLGYTQDKVVSTDFRGEACTAVFDAEAGIMLDSTFVKVVAWYDNEWGYSSKVLEMVRVMGASR
- a CDS encoding phosphoglycerate kinase, producing MNVLRFADLVAQGRVCGQRVFIRADLNVPQDDAGNITEDTRIRASVLCIRMALDAGAAVMVTSHLGRPTEGEFKPEDSLAPVAARLAALLGRPVPLKSNWVGGVDVQPGEVVLLENCRLNKGEKKNSEALARQMAALTDIFVHDAFGTAHRAEASTYGIAQFAPVACAGPLLAAEIDAIGKALAAPKRPLVAIVAGSKVSTKLTILQSLAKNVDGLIVGGGIANTFLLAQGLPIGKSLAEPDLVDEARAVIDAMKARGAEVPIPVDVVCAKAFKADAPATVKAVAEVDDDDLILDIGPQTATLLAHKLAAAGTIVWNGPVGVFEFDAFANGTKTIARAIAASDAFSIAGGGDTLAAIAKYGIDKDVGYISTGGGAFLEVLEGKTLPAFEILARRAQ
- a CDS encoding HAD-IA family hydrolase, with amino-acid sequence MTTGTAARPKLEALLWDVDGTLAETERDGHRVAFNLAFEAFGLPWRWDDARYGELLRVTGGRERLMHDMDSRPDAPPMASERDALARALHAKKNTLYAELVADAGIPLRDGVLELMRECRDHGVRMAVATTTSRSNLEALLRKHMGNRWAGWFGAIVCGEDVERKKPDPEVFVKALRALGVGPHQAVAIEDSPGGVAAARAADCPVVVTRSFYFAKAPIEGAIAVGPGLHAREGWRPALAARVKPPQSQGQRVGLADIADWFAQRDTICDYP